One stretch of Oncorhynchus keta strain PuntledgeMale-10-30-2019 chromosome 16, Oket_V2, whole genome shotgun sequence DNA includes these proteins:
- the LOC118395679 gene encoding mucin-5AC-like has product MITTTVPAVTTTPATAAAATTAKVAATTTTAAPTTTTSTAATTAAPTTTTAGMTTTTFPVTTTTDAPTTTTNGVTTSTVSPTTTTAAATATTDVPTTTTNGVTTTTVSPTTTTGAATTTTGSAATTTGSSTTTTGTATVTSTTTAATSTTTAAPTTTAATTTVTDSLTTNTATATSTTYPTTTTVAASATTPSATTTIPAATTTTAAQTATNAAANTTTAAATTTIVAATTTTASPTTITADKTTTTASATKTTDAPTTTTVFVTTTTAAPITSTASATNTIVPTTTKIVPTTTTATATTTKSTAAPTANEGSVGLGFRMFRAFQSDYTDSSTTAYQELAENVTTEVNHGYKRIYPSTYVRCRIIQFTRGSIIVNMTLIFKNQTVVPNVTSVEQGLNDSLSHGNTFLDVDTTSISARTTTSAATTVAATTTATTTTTATPTTTTTAGPTPNTAASTTSVIVSTINNAAASSGISYKTSLLICLVMLSQLLD; this is encoded by the exons ATGATAACAACCACAGTTCCTGCCGTGACAACGACACCTGCCACTGCTGCAGCAGCCACCACAGCCAAAGTTGCtgcaacaacaaccacagctgctccaactacTACCACATCTACTGCTGCAACGACAGCTGCCCCCACAACCACAACAGCTGGCATGACGACTACCACATTTCCTGTCACGACAACCACAGATGCTCCAACTACAACCACAAATGGAGTCACAACATCCACAgtttctcccacaacaaccacagctgctgccACAGCAACCACAGATGTTCCAACTACAACAACAAATGgagtcacaacaaccacagtttctcccacaacaaccacaggtgctGCCACCACAACCACAGGTTCCGCCGCCACAACCACAGGTTCCTCCACCACAACCACAGGTACCGCCACGGTCACTTCAACCACAACAGCTGCCACTTCAACCACAACAGCTGCTCCCACAActacagctgccaccacaacagtCACAGATTCTCTAACTACAAACACAGCTACTGCCACATCAACAACTTATCCAACTACAACCACAGTAGCTGCCTCTGCAACCACACCTTCTGCCACAACAACTATACCTGCTGCCACTACTACCACAGCTGCTCAAACTGCAACCAACGCAGCAGCCAACACAACCACAGCAGCTGCCACAACAACCATAGTTGctgccacaacaaccacagcatcTCCAACTACAATCACAGCTGAcaaaacaacaaccacagcttctgcCACAAAAACTACAGATGCTCCAACTACAACCACAGTATTCgttacaacaaccacagctgctcctaTAACATCCACAGCTTCTGCCACAAACACCATTGTACCAACGACAACCAAAATTGTTCCCACAACCACCACAGCCACCGCTACAACAACTAAGTCAACAGCGGCACCAACAGCGAATGAGGGGTCAGTGGGATTAGGATTCAGAATGTTCCGTGCATTCCAAAGTGACTATACTGATTCTTCCACAACAGCATATCAGGAACTGGCAGAAAATGTTACCACAGAG GTGAATCATGGTTACAAAAGAATTTACCCTTCAACATACGTAAGGTGTAGGATTATTCAGTTCAC GAGAGGGTCAATTATTGTCAACATGACCCTTATTTTCAAGAACCAGACAGTGGTTCCCAATGTAACGAGTGTGGAGCAGGGATTGAATGACTCTCTGTCTCACGGGAACACCTTCCTCGACGTTGACACAACCTCCATTTCTGCAA GAACTACAACTTCTGCAGCCACCACTGTTGCCGCAACTACCACagccaccacaacaaccacagccacccccacaacaacaacaacagctggtcCTACACCAAACACAGCTGCTTCAACAACATCTGTTATTGTATCAACAATAAACAATGCTGCCGCCTCCAGTGGAATAAGCTACAAGACAAGTCTACTCATCTGTCTTGTTATGTTGTCACAACTGCTTGACTAA